From a single Paraburkholderia edwinii genomic region:
- a CDS encoding SUMF1/EgtB/PvdO family nonheme iron enzyme, with translation MWRTLLLVCMIGLGSAHAAGADTVSAERKVALVIGNSDYPAHPLANARHDAAAVDTALKSLGFDVVSVSDATPQAMNEAIAEFGKRLQAGGTGLFYFAGHGVQTAHSTLLLPAGSDTRAPAALVRDGIDLAAVLRVMSVARSQQRNVVVLDTCLVQPFARPARFDAALPALPAQTFIAYAAEPGAFALDGEQHGLLTGAWLRRIQNAPPSVQGDDIDAMLPMLQHAADEVAALTHGQQEPWMSSTMRETSGSNGNGKRNGSLDGTRNFDASQRVSLASSAYDDDAIARMPRRGIMPKDSNEQYELTFWDSIKDSNYASDYEAYLKAYPNGRFATLAHARIERLKAAAGAQKPQTAPAPQATTPAAPAAPAPQQQRPPAAAAPAPAPTPTPAQPPAKTTFAASGESKDCATCPVMISLPAGSFTMGSNSDDPSEKPPHHVTIAAPFAIGKYEVTVEQWNACADANVCPRLSAENNSVKNAPARDLSWDDAQLYVKWLAKTTGRPYRLPTEAEWEYADRAGTTSKYWWGEQMRKGQANCKDCGDPWHKEGPESVGTFAANPYGLHDMNGSVWEWVSDCWHNSYQGAPNDGHVWDAPGCNMRVIRGGSWREGADYMLTSTRFKYSQSVRQSQDGFRVAKDLK, from the coding sequence ATGTGGCGAACACTCCTGCTGGTATGCATGATCGGGCTCGGCAGCGCGCATGCGGCCGGCGCCGACACCGTTTCCGCCGAACGCAAAGTCGCGCTGGTGATCGGCAATAGCGACTATCCGGCGCACCCGCTCGCTAACGCACGGCACGATGCCGCGGCTGTCGATACCGCGTTGAAGTCGCTAGGCTTCGACGTGGTCAGCGTGTCTGATGCAACGCCGCAAGCCATGAATGAGGCAATCGCCGAATTCGGTAAGCGGCTGCAGGCGGGCGGTACCGGTCTTTTCTACTTCGCCGGGCACGGAGTCCAAACCGCGCATTCCACCTTGCTGCTTCCCGCAGGGAGCGATACGCGCGCGCCGGCGGCGCTGGTGCGCGATGGCATCGATCTCGCGGCGGTATTGCGCGTGATGTCGGTTGCGCGGTCGCAGCAGCGCAACGTGGTCGTGCTTGACACATGTCTGGTGCAACCTTTCGCGCGCCCTGCCCGATTCGATGCGGCGCTGCCCGCGTTGCCCGCTCAAACGTTTATTGCGTATGCAGCGGAGCCCGGTGCGTTTGCATTGGACGGCGAGCAACACGGCTTGCTGACCGGCGCGTGGTTGCGCCGGATTCAAAATGCGCCGCCAAGCGTGCAAGGCGACGACATCGATGCGATGTTGCCAATGCTTCAGCATGCGGCAGACGAAGTAGCGGCACTTACGCACGGTCAACAAGAGCCGTGGATGTCGTCGACAATGCGCGAAACATCGGGCTCCAACGGAAATGGCAAGCGCAACGGCAGCCTCGATGGCACGCGGAATTTTGATGCATCGCAACGTGTCTCGCTCGCGAGTTCGGCGTACGACGACGATGCGATCGCACGCATGCCACGCCGCGGCATCATGCCCAAAGACAGCAATGAGCAATACGAGCTGACTTTCTGGGACTCGATCAAGGACAGCAACTATGCAAGCGATTACGAAGCCTATCTGAAGGCCTATCCGAACGGACGCTTCGCGACGCTTGCGCATGCGCGCATCGAACGTTTGAAGGCTGCAGCGGGTGCGCAAAAACCGCAAACGGCGCCGGCGCCTCAGGCAACCACGCCTGCCGCACCCGCCGCACCCGCGCCGCAGCAACAACGTCCCCCCGCGGCTGCAGCGCCCGCACCCGCACCTACACCCACACCCGCGCAACCGCCCGCAAAAACGACATTCGCCGCAAGCGGCGAAAGCAAGGACTGCGCAACGTGCCCCGTGATGATCTCTTTGCCCGCCGGCTCATTCACGATGGGCAGCAACTCCGATGACCCGTCTGAAAAACCGCCGCATCACGTAACGATCGCGGCACCTTTCGCGATCGGTAAATACGAAGTGACGGTCGAGCAATGGAATGCATGCGCGGATGCGAACGTGTGCCCGCGCCTGTCTGCGGAAAACAATTCCGTGAAGAACGCGCCGGCACGCGATCTAAGCTGGGACGACGCTCAGCTCTACGTGAAATGGCTCGCTAAAACGACGGGCAGACCCTACCGCCTGCCGACCGAAGCCGAATGGGAATATGCGGACCGCGCGGGCACGACGTCGAAATACTGGTGGGGCGAACAGATGCGCAAGGGCCAGGCAAACTGCAAGGATTGCGGCGACCCATGGCATAAGGAGGGCCCCGAAAGCGTCGGCACATTCGCGGCGAATCCTTATGGATTGCACGACATGAACGGCAGCGTATGGGAATGGGTCAGCGACTGCTGGCACAACTCGTACCAGGGCGCACCGAACGACGGCCATGTATGGGACGCACCGGGCTGCAATATGCGCGTGATCCGCGGCGGTTCCTGGCGCGAAGGCGCCGACTATATGCTCACGTCGACGCGCTTCAAATACAGCCAGAGCGTGCGTCAATCCCAAGACGGCTTTCGCGTCGCCAAAGATCTGAAATAG
- a CDS encoding DUF4399 domain-containing protein: protein MRRTRTPGVLAALFIASAACIALGPSSVHSAQQTPSPPGAQEYIIWPYDGAVIQGGKLWVRMGLRNMGVCPKGVNVPNTGHHHLLIDTDLPPLDQEIPSDRQHLHFGAGETDARIELPPGKHTLQLLLGDQNHVPHVPPVYSKKITIIVK from the coding sequence ATGCGAAGAACAAGAACACCAGGCGTGCTAGCCGCGCTATTCATTGCGTCGGCGGCGTGTATCGCGCTGGGCCCATCGAGCGTGCATTCCGCCCAGCAGACGCCGTCGCCGCCCGGCGCGCAGGAATACATCATCTGGCCGTACGACGGCGCAGTCATTCAGGGCGGCAAACTCTGGGTTCGCATGGGGCTGCGCAATATGGGCGTGTGCCCGAAGGGCGTCAACGTGCCCAACACCGGGCACCACCATCTGCTGATCGATACCGACCTGCCGCCGCTCGACCAGGAAATTCCGTCCGATCGCCAGCATCTGCATTTCGGTGCGGGCGAGACCGATGCGCGCATCGAATTGCCGCCGGGCAAGCACACGCTGCAACTGCTGCTCGGCGATCAGAACCACGTGCCGCATGTGCCGCCCGTGTACTCGAAGAAAATCACGATCATCGTCAAGTGA
- a CDS encoding DUF4399 domain-containing protein: MYKILAAAALAALMGGFTGNASAGTTPAPRDAIAYIGYPNDGQVVQANKPFRVWFGLRYMGVAPKGVKYPNTGHHHLLIDCDLPPMDQEIPSDRQHLHFGAGETETMIVLPPGKHTLQLLMGDDKHVPTDPPIYSKKITVIAK; encoded by the coding sequence ATGTACAAGATTCTTGCCGCTGCGGCGCTCGCCGCATTGATGGGCGGGTTTACGGGCAATGCGTCGGCCGGCACGACGCCAGCGCCGCGCGACGCGATTGCGTATATCGGTTACCCGAACGATGGCCAGGTCGTGCAGGCCAACAAACCGTTTCGCGTATGGTTCGGGCTGCGCTATATGGGTGTCGCGCCCAAGGGCGTCAAATATCCGAACACGGGGCATCATCATCTGCTGATCGATTGCGATCTGCCGCCGATGGACCAGGAAATTCCATCGGATCGCCAGCATCTGCATTTCGGCGCGGGCGAAACCGAGACGATGATCGTATTGCCGCCGGGTAAGCACACGCTGCAATTGCTGATGGGCGACGACAAGCATGTGCCGACCGATCCGCCGATCTATTCGAAAAAGATCACGGTGATCGCGAAATGA
- a CDS encoding efflux transporter outer membrane subunit — protein sequence MSVSPRSLVRRLTGWVRNRIAQRTCDRRTVIRGSAVAGIAIEALFTCALLGGCIDAHVPDYKRPDTPAKASWTDHTDASVSASDTIEPDWWKTFQDPYLNTLIAKSIDGNFDIKILAARINVAGAQIAEAKAGALPTMDLGAGANFEKTTGVPFSRQYNLATQVNWDIDIWGKVEKGVQAQKAEFRATEADWRAGYLELVSNVSTTYFQILQFDDQIEQQQKMIDANRQILTIFQGMNASGLIPKTQVLREQAEINRLTKDLLDLRRSRDLANNALCTLIGVPAGEYKVPPGHLQQRVQLPPVPAGLPSQLLARRPDIVASELRVLESYDLVGEAKLAQLPTVSLTAHGGTASLALSDLLKTFTFGVMPSINIPILDPGVRAHVKTTEAQATVAEQEYRRTVMGAFEEVESALVNLNAHKAQRVELVQQVERLRIVADQVDAQLKEGVISQLDVFETDRSYLEAQLELVLNHQQILSDTVLLYKALGGGWPPVDIQMQVNDSKN from the coding sequence GTGTCCGTGTCGCCTCGTTCATTGGTTCGCCGCTTGACCGGATGGGTCCGCAACCGCATCGCGCAGCGGACCTGCGATCGCCGCACTGTCATACGCGGGTCTGCCGTCGCCGGTATCGCCATCGAGGCGCTCTTTACCTGTGCATTGCTGGGCGGCTGCATCGATGCCCACGTGCCGGACTACAAACGCCCGGACACGCCTGCCAAAGCATCATGGACTGATCACACCGACGCGTCGGTCTCGGCGTCCGACACGATCGAGCCGGACTGGTGGAAGACCTTCCAGGACCCGTACCTGAACACGCTGATCGCGAAGTCGATCGACGGCAACTTCGACATCAAGATTCTCGCCGCGCGTATCAACGTAGCCGGCGCACAGATTGCCGAAGCCAAAGCGGGCGCCTTGCCGACGATGGATCTCGGCGCCGGCGCGAATTTCGAAAAAACCACTGGCGTGCCGTTTTCCAGGCAGTACAACCTCGCGACCCAGGTGAACTGGGACATCGATATCTGGGGCAAAGTCGAGAAAGGCGTGCAGGCGCAAAAAGCCGAGTTTCGCGCGACCGAAGCCGACTGGCGCGCAGGGTACCTGGAACTGGTGTCGAACGTATCGACCACCTATTTCCAGATCCTGCAGTTCGACGATCAGATCGAACAGCAGCAGAAAATGATCGACGCAAACCGGCAAATCCTGACGATCTTCCAGGGCATGAACGCAAGCGGCCTGATACCGAAGACGCAGGTGCTGCGCGAGCAGGCCGAGATCAACCGTCTGACGAAGGATCTGCTCGATCTGCGCCGTTCGCGCGATCTCGCGAACAACGCGTTGTGCACGCTGATCGGCGTGCCGGCCGGCGAATACAAGGTGCCGCCCGGGCATTTGCAGCAGCGCGTGCAATTGCCGCCGGTGCCGGCCGGCTTGCCGTCGCAACTTTTGGCACGGCGCCCGGATATCGTCGCATCCGAATTGCGTGTGCTCGAGTCGTACGATCTGGTCGGCGAAGCGAAGCTCGCGCAATTGCCGACCGTGAGTCTTACCGCGCACGGCGGCACGGCAAGCCTCGCTTTGTCGGACTTGCTGAAAACGTTCACGTTCGGCGTGATGCCGAGCATCAACATTCCGATTCTCGACCCGGGCGTGCGCGCACATGTGAAAACGACCGAAGCGCAGGCCACGGTGGCCGAGCAGGAATACCGGCGCACGGTGATGGGTGCGTTTGAAGAAGTCGAAAGCGCGCTCGTGAATCTGAATGCGCACAAGGCGCAACGCGTGGAGTTGGTGCAGCAGGTCGAGCGCCTGCGCATCGTCGCGGATCAGGTCGATGCACAGTTGAAAGAGGGCGTTATTTCGCAGCTCGATGTGTTCGAAACGGACCGGTCGTATCTCGAAGCGCAGCTCGAGCTGGTGTTGAACCATCAGCAGATTCTGTCGGACACGGTATTGCTCTACAAGGCACTGGGCGGCGGTTGGCCGCCGGTCGATATCCAGATGCAAGTGAACGATTCAAAGAATTGA
- a CDS encoding FHA domain-containing protein, translating to MNPGEASIAEMRATLNQEFDVVLVPVSDPALGAIRISESLFAIGRSEAPFADYPHERVARLSRRHARIFSEHGAVYVADLDSKNGTSVNGVSVRESPSRVRAGDQLCFGGELAYRVGIEPRAFDAAAALAAQQVSVTLVPERADLGLEPIDVQAFPFLVSKTDPLFSRYKERFPHQVNYISRRHAHLFLRGGEPYVEDLGSTNGTFVGGKRLDESALALHDGDVLGFGSDHFVYRVKVHKASEIEPTVTHLMARHASHEAAADRAVPDEKSSASQPAPVPAPTPAPPIEPAIDMDKTTFVGAAHSFLDIFYVDRAVQREDEVNEAARPAATNHAADEPRSRRPRNLFSALAGEYARAFAGGDRKTLRRIGIGLLAVVIVIAAVATALYMRGASERELKHLLASGDDEQALFVANAYLARHPTDDAVKALASVALMKARVPGWLDALRAGQFDRAAALIGGMKASSAGNTDTAPLIDELQWVGELERFAARRRTAAAAGSGQPGGDAPIQIYGDEASINRLLQHWDDDPKSHQRTLDRIASYVPQFADPYALALSHLRKLQSDDSVYVAAIDRLNTTISTELARDKPDALTAVFDDYAQRYPRLAGLDSLRADLRQYIDLLNALLARRLTPLLTQMKQVRFTTPPFQAQYRQLAASRLPSPDVIRQHDDAIAAWQRGDTQKALDGLQQIAGGAWSQEIAAEYAHKKALAAQFADLQSRRGGKDYQQRLLSFYAGLDPAEDVWFVRAVAPDVASLRGNALAQAHAQLERAQTLWRQYRANGSIGGTQRLESGISDKFRSQARLLTDAQAFAHQGMRVYTQLKADHPSQWDQLVEDIDAESALQRRSLEELRMVLEPGLLKAKLALIGGEDGEARSSP from the coding sequence ATGAACCCCGGCGAAGCTTCGATTGCTGAGATGCGGGCGACTCTGAACCAGGAGTTCGATGTCGTGCTTGTGCCGGTTTCAGACCCGGCACTTGGCGCGATCCGTATCAGCGAGAGTCTCTTTGCCATCGGCCGCAGCGAGGCGCCGTTCGCCGATTATCCGCATGAGCGCGTGGCCCGCCTGTCGCGGCGTCATGCACGAATCTTCTCCGAACATGGCGCGGTTTATGTCGCCGATCTCGACAGCAAGAACGGCACATCGGTCAATGGCGTTAGCGTGCGTGAATCGCCAAGCCGCGTGCGAGCCGGCGACCAGTTGTGCTTCGGCGGCGAGTTGGCCTATCGCGTCGGCATCGAGCCGCGCGCGTTCGATGCGGCTGCGGCGCTTGCCGCGCAGCAGGTGAGCGTCACGCTTGTTCCGGAACGCGCCGACCTTGGCCTCGAACCGATCGACGTGCAGGCGTTTCCGTTTCTCGTCAGCAAAACCGATCCGCTGTTCTCGCGTTACAAGGAACGCTTCCCGCATCAGGTCAACTACATTTCGCGCCGCCACGCGCATCTGTTTCTGCGTGGCGGCGAGCCGTACGTCGAGGATCTGGGCAGTACGAACGGTACGTTTGTCGGAGGAAAACGACTCGACGAATCGGCGCTCGCGCTGCATGACGGCGATGTGCTCGGATTCGGCAGCGACCATTTCGTCTATCGCGTGAAGGTGCACAAGGCGTCCGAGATCGAACCGACCGTTACGCATCTGATGGCGCGTCATGCGTCGCACGAGGCGGCGGCGGACCGCGCCGTGCCGGATGAAAAATCCTCGGCTTCGCAACCGGCGCCGGTGCCGGCACCGACGCCTGCACCCCCGATCGAGCCCGCGATCGATATGGACAAGACGACCTTTGTCGGCGCCGCGCATTCGTTCCTCGATATTTTCTATGTCGATCGCGCGGTGCAGCGCGAGGACGAAGTCAATGAAGCTGCACGGCCTGCGGCGACCAATCATGCCGCGGACGAGCCGCGTTCGCGCCGGCCGCGTAACCTCTTTAGCGCGCTTGCGGGCGAGTACGCACGCGCATTCGCGGGCGGCGACCGCAAGACGCTGCGTCGCATCGGCATCGGTTTGCTTGCGGTCGTGATAGTGATCGCGGCCGTGGCGACCGCGCTTTATATGAGGGGCGCTTCGGAGCGTGAACTCAAGCATCTGCTCGCGAGCGGCGACGACGAACAGGCGTTGTTCGTCGCTAACGCTTATCTCGCGCGCCATCCGACCGACGATGCGGTCAAGGCACTGGCGAGCGTTGCGCTGATGAAGGCGCGCGTGCCCGGCTGGCTCGACGCATTGCGTGCGGGGCAGTTCGACCGCGCGGCGGCGTTGATCGGCGGGATGAAGGCGTCGAGTGCGGGCAATACCGATACCGCGCCGTTGATCGACGAACTGCAATGGGTCGGCGAACTCGAGCGTTTTGCGGCGCGACGCCGAACCGCCGCGGCGGCCGGCAGCGGCCAGCCGGGCGGCGACGCGCCGATACAAATCTACGGCGACGAGGCGAGCATCAACCGCCTGCTCCAGCACTGGGACGACGACCCTAAAAGCCATCAGCGCACGCTCGATCGAATCGCATCGTATGTGCCGCAATTTGCAGACCCTTATGCGCTTGCCCTGAGCCATCTGCGCAAACTGCAAAGCGACGACTCGGTGTATGTCGCCGCCATCGATCGGCTCAACACAACGATCAGCACCGAACTCGCGCGCGACAAACCGGATGCGCTGACGGCCGTGTTCGACGACTATGCGCAGCGCTATCCGCGGCTTGCCGGCCTCGACAGTCTGCGTGCCGACCTGCGCCAATACATCGACCTCCTGAATGCACTGCTGGCCCGACGCCTGACACCGCTGCTCACGCAGATGAAGCAGGTTCGATTCACGACGCCGCCGTTTCAGGCGCAATACCGCCAGCTGGCCGCTTCGCGTTTGCCGTCGCCGGATGTGATTCGCCAGCACGACGATGCGATTGCCGCGTGGCAGCGCGGCGATACGCAAAAGGCGCTCGACGGCTTGCAACAGATTGCAGGCGGTGCATGGTCCCAGGAAATCGCCGCCGAATACGCGCATAAGAAGGCACTCGCCGCACAATTCGCGGATCTGCAAAGCCGTCGCGGCGGCAAAGACTATCAGCAGCGTCTGCTGTCGTTTTATGCCGGGCTCGATCCGGCCGAAGACGTGTGGTTCGTGCGCGCAGTCGCGCCGGACGTCGCGTCGCTGCGCGGCAACGCATTGGCGCAGGCCCATGCCCAGCTCGAACGCGCGCAGACATTGTGGCGCCAGTACCGCGCGAACGGTTCGATCGGCGGCACGCAGCGGCTCGAATCGGGCATTTCCGACAAGTTTCGCAGCCAGGCGCGCTTGCTGACCGACGCGCAGGCGTTCGCGCATCAGGGCATGCGCGTCTATACGCAGCTCAAAGCCGATCATCCGTCGCAGTGGGATCAGCTCGTCGAAGACATCGATGCGGAGAGCGCTTTGCAGCGCCGCTCGCTCGAAGAACTGCGCATGGTGCTCGAACCAGGCCTGCTGAAGGCCAAGCTTGCATTGATCGGAGGCGAAGACGGTGAAGCGCGATCCTCACCCTAA
- a CDS encoding HlyD family efflux transporter periplasmic adaptor subunit produces the protein MKRDPHPKPLHEALEDHSVEGIAILTAEPVRIAQALVLAMVALVAAGLLWSFFGRADVIVTAQGTLSPESEVRRIYAPIDGELADLFIAEGQPVSKGDVLARLNARGAIEAATNALQAQLKLDDAEREWKQFPEKKELMERKAAALKAQLEVEERLHENRVSEGTTKLAEGQKAALEEARSNLDNARHLRDATRSEFDKYARLFAQPGGGGVAELQVEQKRNAYLEAENAYRVAQSKLTELDFKLSHEFAEANAQLETSGQQATSLKLQYDAAVREITSTEDKLRLQLQTARLVSDAAARIRFENIDKDNFLLILAPVSGVITDVTSTQTGDKIQSNAPLGGIAPKDARPVLKIEIAERDRAFLHEGMAVKMKFNAFPYQRYGIIKGTLAYISPATKPSGPDKQPVYEGRVTLDKDYYQVAENRYPLRYGMTASAEIVVRERRLIDLGLDPFRQLAG, from the coding sequence GTGAAGCGCGATCCTCACCCTAAGCCGTTGCACGAGGCGCTCGAGGACCACAGCGTCGAGGGCATTGCGATTTTGACCGCGGAGCCGGTGCGTATCGCGCAGGCGCTCGTGCTGGCGATGGTCGCGCTCGTGGCGGCCGGTTTGCTATGGTCGTTTTTCGGCCGCGCGGATGTGATCGTTACCGCGCAAGGGACCTTATCGCCGGAATCGGAGGTGCGGCGCATCTATGCGCCGATCGACGGCGAACTCGCGGACCTCTTTATCGCCGAAGGTCAGCCGGTATCGAAAGGCGATGTGCTCGCACGGCTCAACGCACGCGGTGCGATCGAAGCCGCGACCAATGCGCTGCAGGCGCAGTTGAAACTCGACGATGCCGAGCGCGAATGGAAGCAGTTTCCCGAGAAGAAGGAACTGATGGAGCGAAAAGCCGCCGCGCTCAAGGCTCAGCTCGAAGTCGAAGAACGGCTGCACGAAAACCGCGTTTCCGAAGGCACGACTAAGCTTGCCGAAGGGCAAAAAGCGGCGCTCGAGGAAGCGCGCAGCAATCTCGACAATGCGCGCCACCTTCGTGACGCGACGCGTAGCGAGTTCGACAAATACGCGCGTCTTTTCGCGCAACCGGGCGGCGGCGGTGTCGCGGAACTGCAGGTCGAGCAGAAGCGCAACGCGTATCTGGAAGCAGAAAACGCCTATCGTGTCGCGCAATCGAAACTGACCGAGCTCGATTTCAAGCTCAGCCACGAGTTCGCCGAAGCGAATGCGCAGCTTGAAACGAGCGGCCAGCAGGCGACCAGCCTCAAGCTGCAATACGACGCGGCCGTGCGCGAGATTACGAGCACCGAAGACAAGCTGCGTCTGCAACTGCAAACTGCGCGCCTCGTATCGGATGCAGCGGCGCGCATCCGCTTCGAGAATATCGACAAGGACAACTTCCTGCTGATTCTCGCTCCGGTGTCGGGCGTGATTACCGATGTCACGTCGACGCAGACGGGCGACAAGATCCAGTCCAATGCGCCGCTTGGCGGCATCGCGCCTAAAGATGCGCGCCCGGTGCTAAAGATCGAAATCGCCGAGCGCGACCGCGCATTCCTGCATGAAGGCATGGCGGTGAAGATGAAATTCAATGCGTTTCCGTATCAGCGCTACGGGATCATCAAAGGCACGCTTGCCTATATTTCGCCGGCCACGAAACCTTCCGGACCCGACAAGCAGCCGGTATACGAAGGCCGCGTGACACTCGACAAAGACTACTACCAGGTGGCGGAAAACCGCTACCCGTTGCGTTACGGCATGACCGCGAGCGCGGAAATCGTCGTGCGCGAACGCAGGTTGATCGATCTCGGACTCGACCCGTTCCGGCAACTGGCCGGATAG
- a CDS encoding peptidylprolyl isomerase — protein MTAIVRIDDEVVDDAEFIRLLKLTGQFESLIEQLVRDKLTVHAAKKHGITVSADDIQQRADQFRRVRGLHRAAETNQYLDAMGVSLDQFESFITDGLYQEKMLDSIADDHAIEAYFSLNSPKFDAIEVSHIVLDSEGKAKEMISYLHDDPDSFADMAREHSIADTGAAGGVIGKVLRGSLKPDIEAKIFNAGVGDLLGPFASSDRSCFEIFAVTAKYPATLDDDVTSEIRRLLREEWLMARAQEHIIEAR, from the coding sequence ATGACCGCGATTGTACGAATCGATGATGAAGTCGTCGACGATGCCGAGTTCATACGTTTGCTGAAACTGACGGGCCAGTTCGAAAGCCTGATCGAACAGCTCGTGCGCGACAAGCTCACGGTGCATGCGGCGAAGAAGCACGGCATTACCGTGAGCGCCGACGACATCCAGCAGCGCGCGGACCAGTTTCGCCGCGTACGTGGCCTGCATCGTGCGGCCGAAACGAACCAGTATCTCGATGCGATGGGCGTATCGCTCGATCAATTCGAATCGTTCATCACGGATGGTCTCTACCAGGAAAAGATGCTCGACAGCATCGCCGACGATCACGCGATCGAAGCCTACTTTTCGCTGAATTCGCCGAAGTTCGATGCGATCGAGGTCAGCCATATCGTGCTCGATAGCGAAGGGAAGGCGAAGGAGATGATCTCGTATCTGCACGACGATCCCGACAGCTTCGCCGATATGGCGCGCGAGCATTCCATTGCCGATACGGGCGCGGCGGGCGGCGTGATCGGCAAGGTGCTGCGCGGATCGCTGAAGCCCGATATCGAGGCGAAGATCTTCAATGCGGGCGTCGGCGATCTGCTTGGGCCGTTTGCCTCGTCGGACCGTTCGTGCTTCGAAATTTTCGCGGTCACCGCGAAGTATCCGGCCACGCTCGACGACGATGTCACATCGGAAATCCGGCGCCTGCTGCGCGAGGAATGGCTGATGGCGCGTGCGCAGGAACACATTATCGAGGCGCGCTGA